Proteins from a single region of Gammaproteobacteria bacterium:
- the sodB gene encoding superoxide dismutase (Fe), producing MVHTLPPLPYAKDALAPHMSAETLEYHHGKHHQTYVTNLNNLIPGTAFENLSLEEIVMKASGGVFNNAAQIWNHTFFWNCLSPQGGGEPTGTLAAAITQSFGSFAAFKEAFGKTAITTFGSGWAWLVKNTDGSLELMSTSNAGTPMTSGKKALLTCDVWEHAYYIDYRNLRPKFVEAFWGLVNWDFVAANFN from the coding sequence ATGGTTCACACGCTTCCCCCTCTACCTTATGCCAAGGATGCACTTGCCCCCCATATGTCTGCGGAGACCTTAGAATATCACCACGGCAAGCACCACCAGACCTATGTCACCAACCTGAATAACTTGATTCCCGGGACAGCGTTCGAGAATCTCTCCCTAGAAGAAATCGTGATGAAAGCCAGTGGTGGGGTCTTCAATAATGCCGCACAGATCTGGAACCATACCTTCTTCTGGAATTGCCTCTCTCCTCAGGGCGGCGGTGAACCAACCGGCACCCTGGCGGCCGCCATTACTCAGAGCTTTGGTTCTTTTGCCGCATTCAAAGAGGCGTTTGGCAAGACTGCAATTACCACTTTCGGTTCCGGTTGGGCATGGTTGGTAAAGAATACCGATGGTTCACTGGAACTCATGAGTACCAGTAATGCTGGCACACCAATGACCTCCGGTAAAAAGGCATTGCTCACCTGCGATGTCTGGGAGCATGCTTACTATATTGACTATCGTAACCTGCGTCCGAAGTTTGTGGAGGCGTTCTGGGGTCTGGTCAATTGGGATTTCGTGGCGGCCAATTTTAATTAA
- a CDS encoding hypothetical protein (Evidence 5 : Unknown function) — protein MGLWFGTYQDTEYQWLRWYSANRQWISTHAERAEQQQYRTEQEKRIAEQERIRADEEMRRAEQERIRADEEMCRANLLQSQSEKMAEILRTLGIDPTGL, from the coding sequence TTGGGTTTGTGGTTTGGAACCTACCAAGACACTGAATATCAGTGGTTGCGCTGGTATAGCGCTAATCGGCAATGGATCTCCACCCATGCGGAACGTGCGGAGCAGCAACAATATCGTACTGAGCAGGAAAAACGGATAGCGGAACAGGAACGAATCCGCGCGGATGAGGAGATGCGAAGGGCCGAGCAGGAGCGGATCCGTGCGGATGAGGAGATGTGCAGGGCAAATCTTCTGCAATCCCAGTCAGAAAAGATGGCGGAAATATTGCGTACGTTGGGAATCGATCCTACTGGTCTTTAA